From Mycobacterium lacus, one genomic window encodes:
- a CDS encoding gamma carbonic anhydrase family protein: protein MPLFSFEGRSPRIDPTAFVAPTATLIGDVTVEAGASVWFNAVLRGDYGPIVVREGANVQDGAVLHAPPGIPVDIGPGATVAHLCCIHGVHVGAQALIANHATVLDGAVIGARSMVAAGALVVAGTQIPPGVLAVGAPAKVKGPIAGTGAEMWVNLNPQAYRDLAQRHLAGLAPIQPG, encoded by the coding sequence ATGCCGCTGTTTTCTTTCGAAGGTCGCTCGCCGCGGATCGATCCGACCGCGTTCGTGGCCCCGACCGCCACCCTGATCGGTGACGTCACCGTCGAGGCGGGGGCATCGGTCTGGTTCAACGCCGTGCTGCGCGGCGACTACGGGCCGATCGTGGTGCGCGAGGGCGCCAATGTGCAGGACGGAGCGGTGTTGCATGCGCCGCCCGGCATCCCGGTAGACATCGGCCCTGGAGCGACGGTGGCACATTTGTGTTGCATCCACGGGGTCCACGTCGGGGCGCAGGCGCTGATCGCCAACCACGCCACGGTGCTGGACGGCGCGGTGATCGGCGCGCGCAGCATGGTGGCGGCGGGTGCTTTGGTGGTAGCCGGCACCCAGATTCCGCCCGGGGTATTGGCGGTCGGGGCACCGGCCAAGGTGAAGGGGCCGATCGCCGGAACGGGCGCGGAGATGTGGGTCAACCTCAACCCGCAGGCCTATCGCGACCTGGCCCAGCGGCATCTGGCCGGGTTGGCGCCGATCCAGCCGGGCTAG
- a CDS encoding Rieske 2Fe-2S domain-containing protein: protein MSTDSAAVGIREIDSGTLPTRYARGWHCLGVAKDFLDGKPHGIEAFGTKLVVFADSHGGLKVLDGYCRHMGGDLSMGTIKGDEVACPFHDWRWGGDGRCKLVPYAKRTPRMARTRSWTTDVRGGLLFVWHDHEGNPPDPAVRIPDIPEAASDEWTDWRWNRILIEGSNCRDIIDNVTDMAHFFYIHFGLPTYFKNVFEGHIASQYLHNVGRPDVDDLGSAYGEAHLDSEASYFGPSFMINWLHNRYGDYKAESILINCHYPVTQNSFMLQWGVIVEKPRGMDEKMTDKLSRVFTEGVSKGFLQDVEIWKHKTRIDNPLLVEEDGAVYQMRRWYEQFYVDAADVTPEMVERFEIEVDTTRANELWNAEVAENLKAKASGEVPAEQH, encoded by the coding sequence GTGAGCACCGACAGTGCTGCGGTCGGCATCCGGGAAATCGATTCCGGCACCTTGCCGACGAGGTACGCCCGCGGCTGGCATTGCCTGGGCGTCGCCAAGGACTTCTTGGACGGGAAGCCGCACGGTATCGAGGCGTTCGGCACCAAGCTGGTGGTTTTCGCCGACTCACACGGCGGCCTGAAAGTGCTCGACGGCTACTGCCGGCATATGGGCGGCGACCTGTCCATGGGCACGATCAAGGGCGACGAGGTCGCCTGCCCGTTCCACGACTGGCGCTGGGGCGGTGACGGCCGCTGCAAGCTGGTCCCGTACGCCAAGCGCACCCCCCGAATGGCGCGCACCCGGTCGTGGACGACGGACGTGCGCGGCGGCCTGCTGTTCGTCTGGCATGACCACGAAGGCAACCCACCGGACCCGGCGGTCCGGATACCCGACATTCCGGAAGCCGCCAGCGACGAATGGACGGACTGGCGCTGGAACAGGATCCTCATCGAGGGGTCCAACTGCCGCGACATCATCGACAACGTCACCGACATGGCGCACTTCTTCTACATCCATTTCGGGTTGCCGACGTACTTCAAGAACGTCTTCGAGGGCCACATCGCGTCGCAGTATCTGCACAACGTAGGACGGCCCGACGTCGACGATCTGGGGAGCGCGTACGGCGAGGCGCACCTGGACTCGGAGGCTTCCTATTTCGGGCCGTCGTTCATGATCAACTGGCTGCACAATCGCTACGGCGACTACAAAGCCGAGTCGATACTGATCAACTGCCACTACCCGGTCACCCAGAACTCCTTCATGCTGCAGTGGGGTGTCATCGTCGAAAAGCCCAGGGGCATGGACGAAAAGATGACGGACAAGCTGTCGCGGGTATTCACCGAAGGCGTCAGCAAGGGCTTCCTGCAGGACGTCGAAATCTGGAAGCACAAGACCAGGATCGACAACCCGCTGTTGGTCGAGGAGGACGGCGCGGTGTATCAGATGCGCCGCTGGTATGAGCAGTTCTATGTAGATGCGGCCGACGTCACCCCAGAAATGGTGGAGCGCTTCGAGATCGAGGTGGATACCACCCGCGCCAATGAGCTCTGGAACGCCGAGGTCGCCGAGAATTTGAAGGCAAAGGCCTCCGGCGAAGTGCCCGCCGAGCAGCACTGA
- a CDS encoding GNAT family N-acetyltransferase → MYVSTPLTEGHDFTKFSCGKESLDEWLAVAALRAQRAGVARTYVWTDGHTDTVWAYFALAPTEVIREAAGVSRGMSGGYSRIPGYLIGRLALHRELHGQGLGGQLLIDAVGRAVRAAEVGGGRLIIVDAVDQQAEAFYARFGFVPVFNRPSRLIMKVATARAALADAD, encoded by the coding sequence ATGTATGTATCGACGCCGCTGACCGAAGGACACGATTTCACGAAGTTCTCCTGCGGTAAAGAATCTCTGGACGAGTGGTTGGCGGTTGCGGCCCTTCGTGCGCAGCGTGCTGGTGTTGCGCGGACATATGTGTGGACCGACGGACATACGGACACCGTGTGGGCCTACTTCGCGCTCGCGCCCACCGAGGTCATCCGCGAGGCGGCGGGTGTCTCGCGGGGCATGTCGGGAGGATATTCGCGCATCCCGGGTTACCTCATCGGTCGGTTGGCGCTGCACCGGGAACTCCATGGTCAGGGTCTGGGTGGTCAGCTTTTAATCGATGCTGTCGGCAGAGCGGTGCGTGCCGCCGAGGTAGGCGGGGGGCGTCTCATCATCGTCGACGCGGTGGACCAGCAAGCCGAGGCGTTCTACGCGAGATTCGGGTTTGTGCCGGTGTTCAATCGGCCGAGCCGGCTGATTATGAAGGTGGCGACGGCCAGAGCCGCGCTCGCTGACGCTGATTAA
- a CDS encoding type II toxin-antitoxin system TacA family antitoxin, with protein MKIKDKRIELRVDQESAALFSRAAELVHEPVSEFVRRAATERAGQVLAREQVTVMPAAQFDALLSALDVADDAAVLAATARQPRKFTRR; from the coding sequence ATGAAAATCAAGGACAAGCGAATCGAACTGCGAGTCGACCAGGAAAGCGCCGCCCTCTTCTCGCGAGCAGCTGAGCTAGTTCATGAACCGGTGTCAGAGTTCGTTCGGCGAGCCGCTACTGAAAGGGCCGGGCAGGTACTCGCGCGTGAGCAGGTCACGGTTATGCCGGCCGCTCAGTTCGACGCGCTGCTATCCGCGCTGGACGTCGCCGACGATGCCGCCGTCCTGGCAGCTACCGCCAGGCAACCCAGGAAGTTCACGCGCCGGTAG